In Candidatus Berkelbacteria bacterium, the following are encoded in one genomic region:
- a CDS encoding C39 family peptidase, whose amino-acid sequence MARIGRRRKTLLFFVALLVYSTIVGLLLRDRYSEFVAGLDVPNTTVHVAKPTPQDDPLALPPVVKEVPKEKDLSVPFLVQAPFGVWDELHGEACEEASLMMVKYFMNDEKFSSLQEADQEIKDLVSWQTKNGYKVDVTVSELARIARDYYSMNGARVMESPTVEEIKTEVASGRPVIVPAAGRLLGNPNFTAPGPPYHMLVIRGYNETEFVTNDPGTRRGEGYKYKFSTIMEAMHDWNGSVNNIEQGRKAVLVFDS is encoded by the coding sequence ATGGCAAGAATCGGCCGTCGTCGCAAGACTTTATTGTTTTTCGTGGCGTTACTTGTCTACTCCACTATAGTCGGACTACTTTTACGCGACCGCTATAGCGAGTTTGTGGCCGGTTTGGACGTGCCGAATACCACCGTTCACGTCGCTAAGCCGACCCCGCAGGACGACCCCTTAGCTTTACCGCCGGTTGTCAAAGAGGTACCAAAAGAAAAGGATCTGTCAGTGCCCTTTCTAGTTCAAGCACCGTTTGGGGTGTGGGACGAGTTACACGGCGAAGCCTGTGAGGAAGCTAGTTTAATGATGGTGAAATATTTCATGAACGACGAAAAATTCTCCTCACTCCAAGAGGCCGATCAGGAGATTAAGGACTTAGTGAGCTGGCAAACTAAAAATGGCTATAAAGTCGACGTCACTGTCAGCGAGCTGGCGCGGATTGCCCGCGATTACTACTCGATGAACGGAGCGAGAGTCATGGAGAGCCCGACCGTCGAGGAAATTAAAACCGAGGTGGCTAGCGGACGACCGGTTATCGTTCCAGCCGCTGGACGGCTCCTCGGTAACCCCAATTTCACCGCTCCCGGACCGCCATACCACATGTTGGTGATTCGTGGCTATAACGAAACTGAGTTCGTCACCAATGACCCTGGCACACGACGCGGTGAGGGCTATAAATACAAGTTCTCCACAATCATGGAAGCAATGCACGACTGGAACGGGAGTGTTAACAATATTGAGCAGGGACGTAAAGCGGTACTTGTCTTTGACTCCTAG
- a CDS encoding Ig-like domain-containing protein codes for MRHHPRIIIGILVLSLFAIGLMLGAASLLIKPKVVSVTPNVADGLSLVSAIRVSFNVPVARRLIKAEITPEIEGSWHWEGGVSGHLARTLVFEPETIWNPDTEYEIAIDGVARFVLPRETSEEKVGFLTKSLPTIVSASVSDGESALPPESEFVMKLDQPPSDLVDFYFRLEPETELSVSSDPTNDQYVVRPTEPLRQGQEYKLLAEREIIHGTRASQTVTSRSNKTLVFQRIFRTKTPPHISSFTPQGSAVLPNTKVIKLSFSTPMKRNEVEQGLRLSPSIKGSWRWEGDQLLIFDVAETLPIATTFQIAIAKGVHAQDESFLENEVQLGFSTVGALKVTGVKPSAKNGVGVDTSLTVSFDQPIVAESLKSKLHLEPAIDFSIETGTSNLTVKPRVPLSYNTSYRLIIDRGAEPTFGLPSTNDYAWSFLTEEKVVLLNIAWDRQDRALSCEAAALKMALSGKGVNVSEDEIMSRVGFDPTPRSGDTWGDPDSAFVGDINGAQNTTGYGVHWGPIARVANTWRPSQAVTGMSVTEAARELEAGNPIVIWGVTGPAYYDPWHTPSGRKVEAWKGEHARTLIGFKGSADNPTSFVVNDPLAGRITWSTAKLKDNWATFGNSAVVIR; via the coding sequence ATGAGGCACCACCCCAGGATAATTATCGGCATACTAGTTTTGTCCTTGTTTGCTATCGGCCTTATGCTGGGCGCGGCATCTCTGCTTATTAAGCCTAAAGTCGTAAGCGTTACGCCAAATGTCGCCGATGGTTTGTCGCTCGTGAGCGCAATCCGAGTAAGTTTTAACGTGCCGGTAGCTCGTCGCTTAATCAAAGCCGAGATTACGCCAGAAATTGAGGGGAGTTGGCATTGGGAAGGTGGGGTAAGCGGCCACTTGGCACGGACATTGGTTTTTGAGCCTGAAACTATCTGGAACCCCGATACTGAATATGAAATTGCCATCGATGGTGTGGCACGATTCGTTTTGCCTCGCGAGACCTCCGAAGAAAAGGTGGGCTTTCTAACGAAATCGCTCCCAACTATTGTCAGTGCTTCGGTCAGCGACGGGGAGAGCGCCCTGCCACCAGAATCCGAATTTGTGATGAAACTGGATCAGCCCCCTTCGGACCTCGTTGATTTTTACTTTCGACTCGAGCCGGAAACTGAGCTGTCGGTCAGCAGCGACCCCACAAACGACCAGTACGTCGTCCGGCCAACCGAACCTTTACGCCAAGGCCAGGAATATAAATTGCTAGCAGAAAGGGAGATTATTCACGGCACGCGCGCTAGCCAGACAGTGACTAGCCGTAGCAATAAGACGCTGGTCTTCCAAAGAATATTTCGTACCAAAACACCACCTCATATCTCAAGTTTCACCCCACAAGGCAGTGCTGTGCTGCCAAATACGAAAGTTATTAAGTTAAGCTTTTCGACACCGATGAAACGTAACGAAGTTGAACAGGGATTGCGTTTATCGCCATCCATTAAAGGTAGTTGGCGCTGGGAAGGTGATCAGTTACTAATATTTGATGTAGCAGAAACGCTACCAATCGCCACCACTTTTCAAATCGCCATCGCTAAAGGTGTCCATGCACAGGACGAATCTTTCTTAGAAAATGAGGTACAACTCGGTTTTTCTACAGTCGGCGCTCTCAAGGTTACTGGGGTGAAGCCGTCGGCCAAGAACGGCGTCGGCGTTGATACTTCACTAACAGTTAGTTTCGACCAACCAATTGTTGCCGAGTCGCTCAAAAGTAAACTGCATCTTGAACCAGCCATTGATTTTAGCATCGAGACCGGGACAAGCAACCTCACCGTTAAGCCGCGCGTGCCACTTAGCTACAACACGTCATATAGATTGATCATCGATCGCGGCGCTGAACCAACTTTTGGTTTACCGAGCACTAACGATTACGCTTGGAGTTTTTTGACAGAAGAAAAAGTTGTTTTATTAAACATCGCCTGGGATCGGCAGGATCGTGCGCTATCTTGCGAGGCCGCAGCGCTGAAGATGGCTCTATCGGGTAAGGGCGTCAACGTCAGTGAAGATGAGATAATGTCGCGTGTCGGCTTTGACCCAACGCCGCGGAGTGGTGACACTTGGGGCGATCCAGACTCAGCTTTCGTCGGCGATATTAACGGCGCTCAAAATACCACCGGCTACGGTGTGCACTGGGGGCCAATTGCCAGAGTTGCAAATACCTGGCGACCATCACAAGCCGTAACTGGTATGAGCGTCACGGAGGCAGCCCGAGAACTCGAGGCTGGTAACCCAATCGTTATTTGGGGCGTGACAGGACCGGCTTATTACGATCCGTGGCATACCCCATCCGGACGAAAAGTAGAGGCCTGGAAGGGCGAGCACGCGCGGACCCTCATTGGCTTTAAAGGCAGCGCCGACAATCCGACAAGTTTTGTCGTAAACGACCCGTTAGCCGGCCGAATCACTTGGTCAACGGCCAAGCTAAAAGACAATTGGGCGACTTTCGGCAATAGCGCGGTAGTCATACGCTAA
- the mreC gene encoding rod shape-determining protein MreC, whose amino-acid sequence MRRWLGRRSTLFGAIILIVVLSQFSFFAPVRDTLRTAFGAPTNFFHTVGTRFKNAFGVLFAVQDLAKENTSLKEQNISQAAEIAKLSFALGENEQLKRDLQFERQRQDLQLKAANVVNYSPTNLYQSITINKGSNDGIKTGQAVISSGYLVGKINNVSNSTAEVWLLSNRNLLTPVLLSDSQTVGLLKGSIRGLVVENIPLDTKVAKGTPVVTSALEGLYPAGIALGQVEEIISAKEEIFLTLRISTPINPSNLTTVYVVES is encoded by the coding sequence ATGAGACGCTGGCTGGGCCGACGCAGCACCTTATTTGGCGCGATTATTTTAATCGTTGTTCTAAGCCAATTTTCGTTCTTCGCGCCAGTTCGTGACACTTTGCGCACCGCCTTTGGTGCGCCGACTAACTTTTTCCACACAGTTGGCACACGTTTCAAGAATGCTTTTGGCGTGCTCTTTGCCGTTCAAGATTTAGCCAAAGAGAACACCAGCCTTAAAGAACAAAACATCAGCCAGGCCGCCGAGATTGCTAAACTGTCTTTCGCGTTAGGCGAAAACGAACAGCTTAAAAGAGATCTGCAATTTGAGCGGCAACGCCAGGATCTACAGCTAAAAGCTGCTAATGTCGTTAACTACTCACCGACGAACCTGTATCAATCGATCACCATCAATAAGGGGAGTAACGACGGAATAAAAACCGGCCAAGCTGTGATCTCAAGTGGCTACTTAGTTGGCAAAATCAACAATGTTTCCAACTCGACAGCCGAAGTTTGGCTGCTCAGTAACCGCAACTTACTAACCCCAGTCCTACTCAGCGACAGTCAGACCGTTGGGTTACTGAAGGGCAGTATACGGGGTCTGGTTGTGGAGAATATTCCGCTCGACACCAAAGTCGCTAAAGGCACGCCCGTTGTAACTTCGGCGCTTGAAGGTCTTTACCCGGCCGGCATCGCTTTAGGCCAGGTCGAAGAAATAATCTCCGCCAAAGAAGAGATATTCCTAACCCTAAGGATCTCTACCCCAATTAACCCAAGTAATTTAACAACGGTCTATGTCGTAGAATCCTAG
- a CDS encoding rod shape-determining protein, which translates to MGLFGGKKKQQSNWAISLDIGTEFVKAIVFEVVDGVGIVRGVGRERQRLSDMQGGGVTDIHGVAQNCEKAIEQAATQAKYLPTKAIVGIAGELVKGTTTSVKVTRANPASQIAMTELQDIVNQVQAEAFRQARAELARETGLEEIDVQLVNAAIVSVVIDGYKVSNPLSYQGKELSVGVYNSFAPIVQLGALETIVRELGLELLAVAAEPYAVARCLDEESTDFAAIFIDIGGGTTDIAVVRNGGVEGTKMFAIGGRAFTKRVAAVLGETFPAAEESKLRYSRNELEPEKAELVKHALGNDIKVWISALQLSLEEFDQADLLPSKILLCGGGSNLPEVRTALLDKGWVKGLPFARQPDVQFLKPGDVVTMKDETQSLTDPADVTPLALGNVGLDLVGSGTVLESMMRKAITGLKQ; encoded by the coding sequence ATGGGACTCTTTGGAGGGAAGAAAAAACAGCAGTCGAATTGGGCAATTTCTTTAGACATCGGCACGGAATTTGTTAAAGCCATCGTCTTTGAGGTTGTCGACGGTGTTGGCATAGTGCGTGGCGTTGGCCGCGAACGGCAGCGCCTAAGCGACATGCAAGGCGGCGGCGTCACCGACATCCACGGTGTAGCCCAAAACTGCGAGAAAGCCATCGAGCAAGCAGCAACTCAAGCCAAATACCTGCCAACAAAGGCGATCGTTGGTATCGCCGGCGAACTAGTAAAAGGCACGACCACTTCCGTTAAAGTAACCCGGGCTAATCCCGCTTCACAGATTGCCATGACCGAGCTGCAAGACATCGTTAACCAAGTCCAAGCCGAGGCCTTCCGCCAAGCCCGTGCCGAGCTTGCCCGAGAGACTGGCCTGGAAGAAATAGACGTTCAATTAGTGAACGCGGCGATAGTTTCAGTCGTGATAGACGGTTATAAGGTTTCTAACCCCCTCTCTTATCAAGGTAAGGAGCTTTCAGTCGGGGTCTATAACTCATTCGCCCCGATCGTACAGCTTGGGGCGCTGGAGACGATCGTGCGCGAGCTAGGTTTAGAGCTTCTGGCGGTCGCGGCTGAGCCGTACGCTGTGGCACGCTGCCTTGATGAAGAGTCGACGGATTTCGCGGCGATTTTTATTGATATCGGCGGCGGCACGACAGATATCGCCGTCGTACGAAACGGCGGCGTTGAAGGAACGAAAATGTTTGCCATCGGTGGCCGGGCGTTTACCAAGAGGGTGGCGGCGGTTTTGGGCGAGACATTCCCTGCGGCCGAAGAGTCAAAATTAAGGTACTCCCGTAACGAACTAGAGCCAGAGAAGGCCGAGCTCGTTAAGCACGCCCTCGGCAACGACATCAAGGTTTGGATATCCGCCTTACAACTTTCTTTAGAAGAATTCGATCAAGCCGACCTGCTGCCATCGAAAATCTTACTCTGCGGCGGCGGGAGTAATCTGCCAGAAGTGCGTACGGCACTGCTCGACAAAGGTTGGGTCAAGGGCCTGCCATTTGCCAGACAGCCCGATGTTCAGTTCTTAAAACCTGGCGACGTTGTTACAATGAAGGATGAGACCCAGTCCTTAACCGACCCCGCTGACGTTACCCCGCTCGCCTTGGGCAACGTTGGCCTCGATCTGGTCGGATCAGGAACGGTTTTAGAGTCAATGATGCGCAAAGCAATAACGGGGTTGAAACAATGA
- a CDS encoding helix-turn-helix domain-containing protein: MSPFLLQRLYENIKQVIGKSIAITDQRGQVYDTASDFASRKRFSLKETLRADVHSLPIEGEEELQAVPIFVDGKFYAMVVTEISGEDLQMIQIINSLAELVIHQFILTHRPRPDAVDLLLTRVAYKPLSIDAEELEQQLLALGYRLDLPRVALAIELKGFWDNYLHTAGQPLGDKGDLIAAKKRDIETNLNSFFSRNKDNLIGFLGGDTFLVLKDLYDTDYTKFCALMEKQFAEITSSLRNVYIKEVTIGIGTPSTSANGLLRSVQESTQILKIGKRITGTDQAHRFEGLGVLPLLLSGTDEQKRDYAKHLFDKLDDPELVDTLEAFLAANLNLTQTAEQLKVHRNTVIYRLDKINEKLDRDPRHFEDAVELYVGSLFKKVFGEEAGF, encoded by the coding sequence ATGTCACCATTTCTATTACAGAGACTTTACGAAAATATTAAGCAGGTCATCGGCAAGTCAATCGCCATTACCGACCAACGCGGGCAGGTCTACGATACGGCTAGCGATTTTGCCAGTCGAAAACGATTCTCCCTTAAAGAGACCTTGCGGGCCGACGTCCACTCCTTACCGATAGAGGGTGAGGAGGAGTTACAGGCAGTGCCAATTTTTGTCGACGGTAAATTCTACGCCATGGTCGTGACTGAAATTTCTGGTGAAGACTTACAGATGATCCAAATAATTAACAGCCTCGCTGAGCTCGTCATCCATCAGTTCATTCTTACGCACCGTCCTCGACCTGATGCTGTGGACTTACTCTTAACCCGTGTTGCCTACAAACCGCTCTCGATTGACGCCGAAGAGTTAGAGCAACAACTCCTTGCCCTCGGGTATCGGCTTGATTTACCACGAGTCGCTCTGGCCATCGAGCTGAAGGGGTTCTGGGACAATTACCTGCACACCGCCGGTCAGCCCCTCGGCGATAAAGGTGATTTGATTGCGGCAAAGAAGAGAGATATCGAGACCAATCTAAACAGTTTCTTCAGTCGCAATAAAGATAATCTGATCGGCTTTCTTGGCGGCGATACGTTCCTGGTGTTGAAGGACCTTTACGACACCGACTACACAAAGTTCTGCGCGTTGATGGAAAAACAATTCGCAGAGATTACCTCGTCACTCCGGAACGTCTACATCAAGGAAGTGACGATCGGTATCGGTACCCCCTCAACCTCAGCGAATGGTTTATTACGCTCCGTTCAGGAGTCAACCCAAATCCTTAAGATCGGCAAACGGATCACCGGCACCGACCAAGCTCACCGTTTCGAAGGCCTGGGGGTTCTACCCTTGCTGCTAAGCGGTACCGACGAGCAAAAGCGCGACTATGCCAAACACCTATTCGACAAGCTAGACGATCCCGAGCTTGTCGATACTTTGGAGGCATTCTTAGCTGCTAACCTCAACCTCACCCAGACCGCCGAGCAGCTAAAGGTGCACAGAAATACCGTCATCTACCGTCTCGACAAAATTAACGAGAAGCTTGACCGTGACCCAAGACACTTTGAGGACGCTGTCGAACTGTATGTTGGGAGCCTATTCAAAAAAGTCTTCGGGGAAGAGGCCGGGTTTTAA
- a CDS encoding rod shape-determining protein has protein sequence MFNRFWGMFSHDIGIDLGTANTLVYVRGKGIVINEPSVVALNQKTKQILAIGQEAQVMVGKTPSHIVATRPLVDGVVSDFEVTEQMLKYFIDRVHKEGFSLLPRPRVIIGIPYGVTEVERRAVEEAAINAGARQAFLIEEPVAAAIGARLPIQEAVGNMIVDIGGGTTEVAVISMGGIVASRSVRTAGDEMNQDIINFARDNFNLLLGERTAEKIKIEIGSAFPTKEKYELPMRGRDLVTGLPREVVINDEQVRRAIGKSIAVVVEAVKATIEETPPELLADIMERGIVLAGGGALLKELDTLISQATQTKVFIADDPLTCVARGTGVVLEDLETLESVLLSSALK, from the coding sequence ATGTTCAACCGTTTCTGGGGGATGTTTTCGCATGACATCGGTATCGATCTGGGCACAGCCAACACCTTAGTTTATGTCCGCGGCAAGGGCATCGTTATTAACGAGCCTTCCGTTGTCGCGCTCAACCAAAAAACCAAACAGATCCTGGCCATTGGCCAAGAAGCACAAGTTATGGTCGGTAAAACGCCGAGCCATATTGTTGCGACACGGCCACTAGTAGATGGCGTCGTGTCTGACTTTGAAGTTACCGAGCAGATGCTGAAATACTTTATCGACCGGGTGCATAAAGAAGGCTTCTCACTTCTGCCGCGGCCGAGGGTAATTATCGGCATCCCTTATGGCGTCACTGAGGTTGAGCGTCGAGCTGTAGAGGAAGCGGCAATTAACGCCGGGGCTCGCCAAGCTTTTCTCATCGAGGAGCCAGTTGCGGCCGCGATCGGCGCGAGGTTGCCAATTCAGGAAGCGGTTGGCAACATGATTGTCGACATCGGCGGCGGCACTACCGAAGTAGCGGTAATCTCAATGGGCGGCATCGTTGCCTCACGTTCCGTTCGTACCGCCGGCGACGAGATGAACCAAGATATCATTAATTTCGCTCGGGATAATTTCAACTTACTACTCGGCGAGCGTACCGCGGAAAAAATCAAAATTGAGATCGGTTCGGCATTCCCAACCAAAGAAAAATACGAGCTGCCGATGCGTGGCCGTGACCTTGTGACAGGACTACCGCGCGAGGTAGTGATTAACGACGAACAAGTGCGGCGAGCTATCGGTAAATCAATCGCCGTTGTGGTCGAGGCGGTGAAAGCTACAATAGAAGAAACACCACCAGAGCTGCTAGCGGACATTATGGAGCGCGGCATAGTTCTCGCCGGTGGCGGAGCCTTGCTGAAAGAGCTCGACACTCTGATCTCTCAAGCGACTCAAACGAAAGTCTTCATTGCCGATGATCCACTGACGTGTGTGGCGCGTGGTACCGGCGTTGTCCTCGAAGATTTGGAAACTCTCGAGAGCGTCCTACTCTCTAGCGCGCTAAAATAG
- the ruvX gene encoding Holliday junction resolvase RuvX, whose translation MKYLGLDIGRKAIGIAVGEQLASELVTLRAAKDENFYQEPARGRSMGEIGSFVETENTSAIVVGLPVKEDGSHSEESKLIEAYATELESKLGIKLFRVDETLTSYMAEELLEGQGAERKEIEERRDQLSAQLILQQFLEENAPT comes from the coding sequence ATGAAGTATCTCGGGCTTGATATCGGACGCAAAGCTATTGGCATTGCCGTTGGCGAACAGCTCGCAAGTGAGCTCGTAACTTTACGCGCTGCAAAAGACGAAAATTTTTACCAAGAACCCGCCCGGGGCCGCTCCATGGGGGAGATTGGTAGCTTTGTCGAAACGGAAAACACTTCAGCGATTGTCGTTGGTTTGCCCGTCAAAGAAGACGGCAGCCATAGTGAGGAGTCGAAACTAATCGAGGCCTACGCCACGGAGCTGGAGAGTAAGCTTGGCATTAAGCTTTTCCGGGTTGATGAGACTCTGACCAGTTACATGGCCGAAGAACTACTAGAAGGGCAGGGCGCTGAGCGCAAGGAGATTGAAGAGCGGCGCGACCAACTGAGTGCTCAACTTATCCTGCAACAGTTTTTAGAGGAAAATGCGCCTACTTAA
- the mltG gene encoding endolytic transglycosylase MltG — translation MRLLKIIAVILFVGVAVIAAIFISSLGAANANSSENKEFLITAGESTTDISQRLEKVGLVKNGFAFYVYMKLIGGKLLPGTYEFSPSQSATQIGWLLGSGRYKTAKITIIEGWRVTQMAEYFAEEKKLKNVDDFAQKAVQYEGYLFPDTYEIKVDATSDEIIELMRDNFTKKTAGLKLTPETVILASIVEREAQSEGDRAPIAGVYSNRIKKGMRLEADPTVQYAKGSWKIITREDYRSVTSPYNTYLNDGFPPSPIASPGLASLKAAAEPEVHEYLYFFHAKGQTYFSKTLAEHSAKVAQYL, via the coding sequence ATGCGCCTACTTAAAATCATCGCCGTAATTCTATTTGTCGGTGTCGCAGTAATCGCCGCGATTTTTATCTCGTCGCTAGGTGCGGCGAACGCAAATTCCAGCGAGAACAAAGAGTTCCTCATCACCGCCGGCGAATCAACGACCGACATCTCCCAACGATTAGAAAAAGTCGGCCTCGTTAAGAATGGCTTCGCCTTCTACGTCTACATGAAATTAATCGGCGGTAAACTGCTACCCGGCACTTACGAGTTCTCGCCTTCGCAATCGGCGACGCAAATTGGTTGGCTATTAGGTTCAGGACGTTATAAAACGGCAAAAATTACGATTATCGAGGGCTGGCGGGTAACCCAAATGGCTGAGTATTTCGCTGAGGAGAAGAAGTTGAAGAATGTAGACGACTTCGCCCAAAAGGCTGTTCAGTACGAAGGCTATCTCTTTCCAGATACCTACGAAATAAAAGTGGACGCCACGAGCGACGAAATTATCGAATTGATGCGCGACAACTTCACAAAGAAGACGGCCGGACTGAAACTTACCCCCGAGACAGTCATCCTGGCTTCCATTGTCGAGCGTGAGGCCCAGAGCGAGGGCGACCGAGCACCGATTGCCGGCGTATACAGCAATAGAATTAAAAAAGGGATGCGCTTGGAAGCAGATCCTACCGTCCAGTACGCTAAAGGTTCGTGGAAAATTATCACTCGAGAGGATTATCGAAGCGTTACTTCTCCTTATAACACTTACCTAAACGATGGGTTCCCCCCAAGTCCGATCGCTAGTCCGGGACTAGCGAGCCTGAAGGCCGCGGCTGAACCTGAGGTTCATGAATACTTATATTTTTTCCACGCCAAAGGCCAAACTTATTTCTCTAAAACACTAGCTGAACACAGCGCAAAAGTGGCACAGTATCTTTAA
- the mrdA gene encoding penicillin-binding protein 2: MKFIKWLWKLVWHPRSLMRPSDKGLFDPFVPITSLKRVENEYQADYKLTNVDEDFERIMSGYGSANGDFDENVEQLPGFLLFKAVVIVVALVLGVRLIGLQITQGEENYSLAEGNRLETKPTPAPRGLIFDRKGVPLVRNEPSFTIELDPADFPKDKTKRQEYLAKLSSVLGRSVEELSTLILPNLNKETVALEEGIDRDRALSLEVKLFGLHGIVLNKTPSRRYGDLPGLGHLIGYIGKVTAEDLEDRQELLSTSLIGKSGVERSYDTELQGLPGTETLEIDSLGRAVRPIGSTLPVPGKSLILGLDAEIQRVTAEALRASIEKNGATSGAAVAMDVRSGDIIAMVSFPTFDNNLFSSSVNSEERKKILSDPGAPLINRAIAGQYPSGSTIKPFVASAALQERTISASTVIDTSEGKIVVGQTTFSDWKTHGRSNVKQAIAESNNIFFFALGGGYKQVTGLGIERLKNYLEKFGFGAATGIDLGEGAEAKGLVPSPDWKKRVKKESWFLGDTYNTSIGQGNLLVTPLQLARATASIANGGKLLQPRVVKTVLAANASQTKDRDPVILKEQIMDEEVLQIVREGMRQAVLSGSARSFSSLPIEVAAKTGTAQTSKSKDKTHSWFTAFAPYNNPEIVVSVIVEGGGEGFAVAAPVAKNTIERYFNLPLTPIVPANPVQENQ; this comes from the coding sequence ATGAAATTCATCAAATGGCTTTGGAAGTTAGTTTGGCACCCACGAAGTTTAATGCGACCCAGCGACAAAGGGTTATTCGACCCGTTCGTACCGATCACCTCACTTAAACGGGTGGAGAATGAGTACCAAGCCGACTACAAGCTGACAAATGTCGACGAGGACTTTGAGCGTATTATGAGCGGCTACGGTAGCGCCAACGGCGACTTCGATGAAAACGTTGAACAGTTGCCAGGGTTCCTGTTATTCAAGGCCGTCGTTATCGTCGTCGCCCTAGTGTTGGGGGTACGCCTAATCGGGCTGCAGATTACCCAAGGCGAGGAGAACTACTCGTTAGCCGAAGGTAACCGCCTAGAGACAAAACCGACACCGGCCCCACGGGGTTTAATCTTCGATCGTAAGGGCGTGCCGCTCGTACGCAACGAACCAAGTTTTACTATCGAATTGGACCCGGCCGACTTCCCCAAAGACAAAACCAAGCGACAGGAATACCTCGCTAAGCTTAGCTCGGTTCTAGGTCGCTCGGTCGAGGAACTATCGACGCTGATTTTACCTAACTTGAATAAGGAAACCGTCGCGCTAGAAGAGGGCATCGACCGCGACCGTGCCTTATCGCTTGAGGTCAAGCTTTTTGGCCTGCACGGCATTGTTCTTAACAAAACCCCGAGTCGGCGCTACGGCGACCTGCCTGGATTGGGGCACTTAATCGGCTACATCGGCAAAGTTACCGCTGAAGATTTAGAAGACCGTCAAGAGCTGCTAAGCACTAGTTTGATAGGTAAATCGGGGGTCGAGCGCAGTTACGATACGGAGCTACAAGGTTTACCGGGAACCGAAACGCTCGAGATCGATTCGCTTGGCCGAGCAGTACGACCGATCGGATCCACTTTGCCGGTACCAGGCAAGTCATTGATCCTAGGTCTAGACGCAGAGATACAACGAGTGACTGCTGAAGCCTTGAGAGCATCTATTGAGAAGAATGGCGCTACTAGCGGTGCGGCAGTTGCTATGGATGTGCGTTCCGGTGATATCATCGCAATGGTTAGTTTCCCGACCTTTGACAACAATCTATTCTCTTCCTCAGTTAATAGTGAGGAGCGGAAAAAAATTCTTTCCGACCCTGGCGCCCCACTAATCAATCGCGCAATCGCAGGCCAGTACCCGTCTGGTTCAACAATCAAGCCGTTTGTTGCCTCGGCCGCTTTGCAAGAACGAACTATTTCTGCGAGCACCGTGATAGACACTTCGGAAGGTAAAATTGTGGTCGGCCAAACGACATTCTCTGACTGGAAGACCCACGGCAGGAGTAACGTTAAGCAAGCAATTGCTGAGAGTAACAACATCTTTTTCTTCGCACTGGGCGGTGGCTATAAACAGGTAACGGGCTTGGGCATTGAACGGTTAAAAAATTACCTTGAGAAATTCGGTTTCGGTGCCGCCACGGGGATTGATTTAGGTGAAGGTGCTGAAGCCAAGGGTCTAGTTCCAAGCCCCGACTGGAAAAAGAGAGTTAAGAAAGAGAGCTGGTTCCTTGGCGATACTTACAACACATCTATCGGCCAGGGCAACTTGCTGGTGACACCCCTGCAGCTTGCCAGAGCCACAGCTTCGATCGCCAATGGCGGTAAATTATTACAACCTAGGGTAGTTAAAACCGTCTTGGCCGCTAACGCTAGCCAGACCAAAGATCGCGACCCAGTGATTTTGAAAGAGCAGATAATGGACGAGGAGGTGCTTCAGATTGTGCGTGAGGGAATGCGCCAAGCCGTGCTCTCTGGCTCAGCACGATCTTTTAGTAGCCTCCCTATAGAGGTAGCGGCTAAAACTGGTACAGCGCAAACCTCCAAATCTAAAGATAAAACCCACTCTTGGTTTACCGCATTTGCGCCCTACAATAATCCCGAGATTGTTGTTTCTGTAATCGTCGAGGGCGGCGGCGAGGGCTTTGCCGTGGCAGCGCCGGTTGCCAAGAATACCATCGAGCGCTATTTCAACCTACCTCTGACTCCGATCGTCCCTGCTAATCCAGTTCAAGAGAACCAGTAA